A segment of the Peptoclostridium acidaminophilum DSM 3953 genome:
AAGAAAAAGACACATGGGCATAAGACCAACAGTAAGAGGATCTGTAATGAACCCATGCGATCACCCACACGGTGGTGGAGAAGGTAGAGCTCCAATAGGTAGATCAGGACCAGTAACTCCATGGGGTAAACCTGCACTAGGATACAAAACTCGTAAGAAAAACAAGGCTTCAGACAAGCTGATAGTTTCTAAGAGGAAAAAATAATAACGGTTGATATATATTTAGAAGCTTTCGAAAGGAGGAAAGTAAATGTCAAGATCAACTAAAAAAGGACCTTTTATACACAAAGGACTTCTTTCAAAGATAGAGGCAATGAATGAGAAAAACGAGAAGAAGGTTATAAAAACATGGTCGAGATCATCGACTATATACCCTCAATTGATAGGACACACGCTAGCTGTGCATGACGGAAGAAAGCATGTGCCGGTATATGTGACTGAAGATATGGTTGGACATAAACTAGGTGAATTCGTACTAACTAGAACATTCAAAGGACACAAAGGCGAAGATAGAACTTCTAAGAAAAAATAACGAGTCCTTTAAGCGGAAGGAGGTAATTTAAGTGCAAGCAAAAGCAATCGCGAAATTTGTTCGTGTAAGTCCAAGAAAAGCAACCCAGGTGGCTGGCCTTGTAAGAGGAAAAAAGGTGAATGAGGCTTTGGCAATACTAAAGTATACTCCTCAAAAGCCTGCCGGCATACTGGCTAAGGTTATAGAGTCTGCAATAGCAAATGCGGAAAACAACCATGAGATGGACAAAGAAAAGCTATACGTAGCTGAAATATATGCAAACCAAGGACCAACAATAAAAAGGTTCAGACCAAGAGCGATGGGAAGAGCCACTTCTATAAGAAAGAGAACAAGCCATATAGGAGTTGTTCTTAAAGAAAAATAGGACAAGGAGGGACATTATGGGACAGAAGGTTAATCCTCACGGACTAAGAGTCGGTATAATAAAAGACTGGGATTCAAGATGGTATGCCAATAAGAAGGATTTCTCGATACTTCTTCGTGAAGATTTCGAAATCCGTAAGCATCTTAAGAAAAAGCTTTATATCGCTGGCGTTTCTAAAATAGAAATAGAAAGAGCTGCTAAGAAGATAAAGCTTAACATATACGCTGCAAAACCTGGAATAGTAATAGGCAGAGGTGGAGCCGGCATTGAAGAAATAAAAGCTGAAATAGAAAAAATGACTCAAAAGAGCGTTATGATAAACATAGTTGAAGTTAAAAGACCGGAGAAGGACGCTCAGCTTATAGCTGAAAACATAGCTCAGGCTATCGAGAGAAGGGTAGCTTTCAGAAGAGCAATGAAGCAAGCTATACAAAGAGCAATGAAGTCTGGAGTTAAAGGCATAAAGGTACTTGCGGCAGGCAGACTTGGCGGCGCAGAGATGGCAAGAGACGAAGGCTACAGCGAAGGCAACGTTCCTCTGTCAACTCTAAGAGCAGACATAAACTATGGATTTGCTGAAGCTGACACTACTTACGGCAAGATAGGAATAAAAGTTTGGGTAAACCATGGCGAAGTACTTCCTACTAGCAAAAGAGCCGGAGCAGAAGTAGAAGAGAAAAAAGACTTCAACAGGGATTTCAAAAAAAGAGACAAAAAATTCGACAATAAAAAAGGCTTCAGAAAACCAGATAGCAGAAGATCGGATAGAAGCGAAAATTAATAAGCAGCACACGGGAAGGAGGAAATAAGATATGTTAATGCCTAAAAGAGTTAAACGTCGTAGAGTTCATAGATGCAGATTCAAAGGCAAGGCTCAAAAAGGAAACACTGTGACTTACGGAGATTACGGTCTAGTTGCTCTTGAGCCTAGCAGAATCACAGCTAATCAGATAGAAGCTGCCAGGATAGCAATAAACAGGTATATTAAAAGAGGCGGTAAAGTGTGGATAAAAATATTCCCACACATGCCAATAACTCAAAAGCCTGCAGAAACTCGTATGGGAGCCGGAAAAGGTTCACCAGAATATTGGGTGGCAATAGTTAAGCCTGGAAGAGTTATGTTCGAGCTTTCAGGAGTAAACGAAGAAGTGGCAAGAGAAGCAATGAGACTTGCTGCCAACAAGCTGCCTGTAAAATGCAAGTTTGTTAAGAAAGAGGATTTCGAAGTAAAGGGTGGTGAAGCTAGTGAAAGCTAAAGATTTGAAAGAAATGACAACCCAAGAACTTAGTGGAAAGCTTAATGAATTAAAAGGTGAGCTATTTAACATAAGATTTCAACTAGCTACTGGACAGCTTGAAAACCCTATGAAAATAAAGTTCGTTAAGAAAGACATAGCGAGAGTACAAACTGTCATAAGGGAAAGAGAAATAAACGAAGCTAGAGCTTAATGAGAAAGGAGGCCAAAGGCACAATGGAAAGAGGAAGCAGAAAAGTCAGAATAGGTCGTGTAGTAAGCGACAAGATGGACAAGACCATAACCGTTGCTGTTGAAGAGTTCGTACGTCATCCGCTGTATGGGAAGGCAGTTAAGAGAACTAAAAAATTCAAGGCACATGACGAAGAAAATACGTGCAAAATTGGCGATAAAGTTAAAATAATGGAAACCAGACCTTTGTCTAAAGACAAGAGATGGAGACTTGTAGATATACTAGAGAAAGCTAAGTAAAGTTAAAAGGAATTGAAAGGAGGTTCTGCAAATGGTACAACAGGAAACTCGTTTAAAGGTTGCAGATAATACAGGTGCTAAAGAATTGCTTTGCATCCGTGTTCTAGGCGGCAGCGGAAGAAAGTATGCTAATATCGGAGATGTAATAGTTGCCACTGTTAAAAGCGCAACACCAGGAGGCGTTGTTAAAAAGGGCAAGGTTGTTAAAGCCGTAGTTGTAAGAACTACTCAAGGTATAAGACGTAAAGACGGCAGCTACCTAAAATTCGATGAAAATGCTGCAGTTATAATAAAGGACGATAAGACTCCTACGGGAACTCGTATATTCGGACCGGTAGCTAGAGAACTAAGAGATAAGCAGTACATGAAGATTATCTCACTAGCCCCAGAAGTTTTATAAGGAGGTGGAAGTGAATGAGACATGTTAAAAAAGGAGATACGGTTGTAGTTATAACTGGTAAAGATAAAGGCAAAAAGGGAAAGATACTTCAAGTTATGCCTGAGGCGAGCAGAGTTCTGGTTGAAGGTGTCAACATGGTTACTAAGCACAAGAAACCAACTCCTCAAGTACAGCAAGGCGGAATAATCCACCAAGAGGCTCCTATTCACATATCGAACGTAATGCTGTTTGATGCAAAAGCAGGAAAAGGAGTAAGAGTTGGATTCAAGACTCTTGATAATGGCAAAAAAGTAAGAGTATCGAGAAAATCAGGCGAACAAATATAACTTGAGAAAGGAGGCCGAGCACAGTGGCATCTAGATTAAAAGATAAATACCAAAATGAAATAATGAAAGCTCTTGTAGAGAAGTTTGAATATAAGAACATAATGCAAGTGCCAAAGCTTGAAAAAGTAGTAATAAACATGGGTATCGGCGATGCGAGAGAAAACCCTAAAGGGCTTGAAAAAGCTGTTGAGGAGCTCACTATAATAGCCGGACAAAAGCCTCTAGTAACTAAAGCTAAAAAATCGGTTGCTAACTTCAAGCTAAGAGAAGGCATGTCAATAGGTGCAAAGGTTACACTTAGAGGTGATATGATGTATCACTTTGTTGACAAGCTTGTAAACATATCTCTTCCAAGGGTAAGGGACTTCGCTGGAGTTAATCCTAACTCATTCGATGGAAGAGGCAACTATGCCCTAGGAGTAAAAGAGCAGCTTATATTCCCGGAAATCGAGTACGATAAGATAGACAAGATAAGAGGAATGGACATAATATTCGTTACTACGGCAAAGTCAGATG
Coding sequences within it:
- the rpsQ gene encoding 30S ribosomal protein S17, coding for MERGSRKVRIGRVVSDKMDKTITVAVEEFVRHPLYGKAVKRTKKFKAHDEENTCKIGDKVKIMETRPLSKDKRWRLVDILEKAK
- the rplE gene encoding 50S ribosomal protein L5, translated to MASRLKDKYQNEIMKALVEKFEYKNIMQVPKLEKVVINMGIGDARENPKGLEKAVEELTIIAGQKPLVTKAKKSVANFKLREGMSIGAKVTLRGDMMYHFVDKLVNISLPRVRDFAGVNPNSFDGRGNYALGVKEQLIFPEIEYDKIDKIRGMDIIFVTTAKSDEESRELLRLMGMPFRK
- the rpsC gene encoding 30S ribosomal protein S3, with product MGQKVNPHGLRVGIIKDWDSRWYANKKDFSILLREDFEIRKHLKKKLYIAGVSKIEIERAAKKIKLNIYAAKPGIVIGRGGAGIEEIKAEIEKMTQKSVMINIVEVKRPEKDAQLIAENIAQAIERRVAFRRAMKQAIQRAMKSGVKGIKVLAAGRLGGAEMARDEGYSEGNVPLSTLRADINYGFAEADTTYGKIGIKVWVNHGEVLPTSKRAGAEVEEKKDFNRDFKKRDKKFDNKKGFRKPDSRRSDRSEN
- the rplP gene encoding 50S ribosomal protein L16: MLMPKRVKRRRVHRCRFKGKAQKGNTVTYGDYGLVALEPSRITANQIEAARIAINRYIKRGGKVWIKIFPHMPITQKPAETRMGAGKGSPEYWVAIVKPGRVMFELSGVNEEVAREAMRLAANKLPVKCKFVKKEDFEVKGGEASES
- the rplX gene encoding 50S ribosomal protein L24 — translated: MRHVKKGDTVVVITGKDKGKKGKILQVMPEASRVLVEGVNMVTKHKKPTPQVQQGGIIHQEAPIHISNVMLFDAKAGKGVRVGFKTLDNGKKVRVSRKSGEQI
- the rplV gene encoding 50S ribosomal protein L22 — encoded protein: MQAKAIAKFVRVSPRKATQVAGLVRGKKVNEALAILKYTPQKPAGILAKVIESAIANAENNHEMDKEKLYVAEIYANQGPTIKRFRPRAMGRATSIRKRTSHIGVVLKEK
- the rpsS gene encoding 30S ribosomal protein S19, translated to MSRSTKKGPFIHKGLLSKIEAMNEKNEKKVIKTWSRSSTIYPQLIGHTLAVHDGRKHVPVYVTEDMVGHKLGEFVLTRTFKGHKGEDRTSKKK
- the rpmC gene encoding 50S ribosomal protein L29, producing MKAKDLKEMTTQELSGKLNELKGELFNIRFQLATGQLENPMKIKFVKKDIARVQTVIREREINEARA
- the rplN gene encoding 50S ribosomal protein L14; protein product: MVQQETRLKVADNTGAKELLCIRVLGGSGRKYANIGDVIVATVKSATPGGVVKKGKVVKAVVVRTTQGIRRKDGSYLKFDENAAVIIKDDKTPTGTRIFGPVARELRDKQYMKIISLAPEVL